A window of Cygnus atratus isolate AKBS03 ecotype Queensland, Australia chromosome 24, CAtr_DNAZoo_HiC_assembly, whole genome shotgun sequence contains these coding sequences:
- the LOC118259550 gene encoding tetraspanin-18-like produces the protein MGVLSCVKYLMFIFNVLVFAGGTCLVGVGVWVAVDPAGFQDIVAAKPVLSAGAYLLLAVGIALSLLGFLGCCGALRRSRLLLLVFFVLVSLVFVTQLVGAVLFLVHWKQIRPELFLSELQRNYRGDEDAEVFSVAWNTLMVMFSCCGVLGPEDFGNGSRFQELHPGTPWPQACCARDGLLQAGELLGWEQCRERSPGYIHEQGCFPTFGRTLQNYISVPGTCSLAVLGIEIFAMFFAFCLYYNFD, from the exons ATGGGTGTCTTGAGCTGCGTGAAGTACCTGATGTTCATCTTCAACGTGCTGGTGTTT GCCGGGGGGACGTGCCTGGTGGGCGTCGGGGTCTGGGTGGCCGTGGACCCGGCTGGTTTCCAGGACATCGTGGCCGCCAAGCCTGTGCTGAGCGCGGGCGCCTACCTGCTGCTGGCCGTGGGCATCGCCCTCTCGCTGCTGGGCTTCctggggtgctgcggggcccTGCGCCGGAGccggctcctgctgctggtg TTCTTCGTCCTCGTCAGCCTCGTCTTTGTCACACAGCTGGTCGGGGCTGTGCTCTTCCTGGTGCACTGGAAACAG ATCCGGCCAGAGCTCTTCCTGTCTGAGCTGCAGAGGAACTACCGCGGGGATGAGGACGCCGAGGTCTTCTCTGTGGCCTGGAACACCCTCATGGTCATG ttCTCCTGTTGTGGCGTTTTAGGGCCTGAAGACTTTGGGAATGGCTCCCGGTTCCAGGAGCTGCATCCGGGGACGCCCTGGCCGCAGGCGTGCTGTGCCCGGGACGGGCTCCTGCAGGCAGgcgagctgctgggctgggagcagtgccGGGAGAGGAGCCCTGGCTACATCCACGAGCAG GGCTGCTTCCCCACCTTCGGCAGGACCTTGCAGAATTACATCTCCGTCCCCGGGACGTGCAGCTTGGCCGTGCTGGGCATCGAG ATCTTTGCCATGTTCTTTGCCTTTTGCCTTTACTACAACTTCGACTGA